A region from the Cannabis sativa cultivar Pink pepper isolate KNU-18-1 chromosome 9, ASM2916894v1, whole genome shotgun sequence genome encodes:
- the LOC115723310 gene encoding F-box protein PP2-B10 produces the protein MEISHLPQECIALIISLTTPRDACRSSLVSPLFRSVADSDVVWQKFLPSDYQNLISHSVVFPQTTTITSKKSLYFHLSSNPTLIGDDRNLSFSIDRESGKKCFMVGARKLEIIWGDTPHYWRWISLPESRFPEVALLNVVWWLHVSAKLETKILSPKTTYTAYLVFKLEENQYNFDRRPVELRIQLEGREEMEGFNVFLKPPRNNINNNMTLIPQDRGDGWKEIEMGHFFNEDGDHDLVLCTLKEVSCATSWSGLILEGIEFRPTPPT, from the exons ATGGAGATTAGCCACTTACCACAAGAGTGCATCGCTTTGATAATATCTCTAACAACACCAAGAGATGCTTGCAGATCATCCTTGGTATCTCCTCTCTTCAGATCAGTTGCCGATTCCGATGTCGTTTGGCAAAAATTCCTCCCATCCGATtaccaaaacctcatctctcaTTCTGTCGTTTTTCCTCAAACGACAACAATCACCTCAAAGAAGAGTCTCTACTTTCATCTCTCTAGCAATCCTACTCTCATCGGCGACGATCGCAATCtg AGCTTTTCTATTGATAGAGAAAGTGGGAAGAAGTGTTTCATGGTTGGAGCTAGAAAGCTTGAGATTATATGGGGTGATACTCCTCATTACTGGAGATGGATATCTTTACCTGAATCTAG GTTCCCTGAAGTGGCACTACTCAATGTTGTATGGTGGCTTCATGTGTCAGCAAAGTTGGAAACAAAAATTCTATCCCCAAAAACAACATACACAGCTTACCTTGTGTTCAAGCTTGAAGAAAACCAGTACAATTTCGATAGAAGACCAGTTGAGCTTCGAATTCAATTAGAAGGAAGAGAAGAAATGGAGGGTTTTAATGTGTTCTTAAAACCTCCTAGaaacaacatcaacaacaacatgaCCCTAATTCCTCAAGATAGAGGAGATGGGTGGAAGGAGATTGAAATGGGTCATTTCTTCAATGAAGATGGTGATCATGATTTAGTGTTGTGTACTCTCAAAGAGGTTAGTTGTGCTACTTCTTGGTCTGGCCTCATTTTGGAGGGAATTGAGTTTAGGCCTACACCTCCCACATAA